The following proteins are co-located in the Phocoena phocoena chromosome 1, mPhoPho1.1, whole genome shotgun sequence genome:
- the DMRTB1 gene encoding doublesex- and mab-3-related transcription factor B1: protein MLRAPRCSRCRNHGFLVPVKGHAGKCRWKQCTCKKCYLITQRQKITAAQQVLQKQVSEEEQEVALCAQGPQLASGDTAAVPGSSLRPLPPPAASGDAHPGPERRAAACFLERPQQGWSPGPSTFQPVLGGRGHVGPSKQAAAAMPSSLRPQLGAEAAGRGCPSRLELSRPLRPVLSPPFADFGPTLSVNSDRVVGSEYLEREPSKLYHNCSSVHPYHPFLLGYQDASLTPRVPLQQGFQHVSCSHYNGAGLTLSPRKPAIVPTLYQALGTVIWQVLAKQPVPGTLCPGVWAMEVNLPHGEPPVQENERWVEKPVEDLQTRYYLLPPAQLPPRYLLHCVPPPPPSSSLPIVSDPDKENTDDQDAEGPWEPSQP, encoded by the exons ATGCTGCGCGCCCCCAGGTGCTCCCGGTGCCGGAACCATGGCTTCCTGGTGCCCGTCAAGGGCCACGCGGGCAAGTGCCGCTGGAAGCAGTGCACCTGCAAGAAGTGCTACCTGATTACCCAGCGCCAGAAGATCACGGCCGCGCAGCAGGTACTCCAGAAGCAAGTCTCCGAGGAGGAGCAGGAGGTGGCCCTGTGCGCTCAAGGGCCCCAGCTGGCCTCCGGGGACACGGCCGCTGTCCCAGGCTCAAGCTTACGCCCGCTGCCTCCGCCTGCCGCTTCGGGAGACGCGCACCCGGGCCCCGAGCGCCGCGCGGCCGCCTGCTTCCTCGAGAGACCCCAGCAGGGCTGGAGCCCCGGCCCGAGCACCTTCCAGCCAGTTCTGGGAGGCCGCGGCCACGTGGGGCCGAGCAAACAAGCCGCCGCGGCCATGCCCAGTTCTCTGAGGCCCCAGCTCGGGGCGGAGGCCGCTGGCCGGGGCTGCCCCAGCCGCCTGGAGCTGAGCAGGCCGCTTCGGCCGGTGCTCAGCCCGCCATTCGCCGACTTCG GGCCCACTCTGAGCGTCAACTCAGATCGTGTGGTGGGGTCTGAGTACCTGGAAAGAGAGCCTTCCAAGCTGTACCACAACTGCTCCAGCGTGCACCCCTACCACCCGTTCCTGCTGGGCTATCAGGATGCATCCCTTACCCCTCGGGTCCCCCTGCAGCAGGGCTTCCAGCACGTGTCCTGCAGCCACTACAATGGAGCAGGCTTG ACCCTCAGTCCCAGGAAGCCAGCCATTGTGCCCACTCTGTACCAGGCCCTGGGCACTG TCATCTGGCAGGTGCTTGCCAAGCAGCCTGTTCCGGGCACCCTGTGCCCCGGGGTCTGGGCCATGGAGGTGAATCTGCCCCACGGGGAGCCCCCCGTTCAGGAGAATGAACGTTGG GTGGAGAAGCCAGTGGAAGACCTCCAGACCCGCTACTACCTGCTGCCGCCGGCCCAGTTACCCCCGCGGTACCTGCTCCACTGCGTGCCCCCACCGCCCCCGTCGTCCTCGCTGCCCATCGTGTCTGACCCGGACAAGGAGAACACTG ATGACCAGGATGCGGAGGGGCCGTGGGAGCCCAGCCAGCCTTAG